TTTTTGATCATAATCAATCGCGCGACCAACTCTTTCACTGGTCTTGACTATTAATGTTTCTTGAATAATATCTTCAATATTTACAGCTTCTGATTCAATAGCACTAGTTAAAGGCCAACAACCCAATGTTCGAAATCTCACCATTTTTTCTTTTATTATTTCATCATCTCCAATATTAATACGTTTATCATCAATCATAATTAATCTTCCGTTTCTTTCTAAAACTGGACGCATAGCAGCAAAATATAAAGGAACAATTTCAATTTTTTCTAAAAAAATATATTGCCAAATATCTAATTCAGTCCAATTTGAAAGTGGAAAAACACGGATATTTTCTCCAGGATTAATTTGACTATTATAATTCCACCATAGTTCTGGTCTTTGTTTTTTTGGATCCCATTGATGAAATGAATCACGAAAGGAATAAATACGTTCTTTAGAACGTGATTTTTCTTCATCACGTCTAGCTCCACCAAAAGCAGCATCAAAATTATATTTATTTATTGCTTCTTTTAGTCCTTCAGTTTTCATAATATTAGTATACTTATGTCCTCCATTTTCAAATGGATTCAATCCTAATAATTTTCCTTTGGAATGAATATGAATTATTAGTTCTATATTATAAGTTTTTGCAATATAATCTCGAAAACTATACATCTCTTTAAATTTCCATCCAGTATCTATATGAAGCAAAGGAAAAGGAATAGATCCAGGATAAAAAGCTTTTTTTGCTAAATGTAACATTACTGAAGAATCTTTACCAATAGAGTATAACATG
The DNA window shown above is from Buchnera aphidicola (Macrosiphoniella sanborni) and carries:
- the cysD gene encoding sulfate adenylyltransferase subunit CysD encodes the protein MFKKNTTHLSQLESESIYIMREVVADFQNPVMLYSIGKDSSVMLHLAKKAFYPGSIPFPLLHIDTGWKFKEMYSFRDYIAKTYNIELIIHIHSKGKLLGLNPFENGGHKYTNIMKTEGLKEAINKYNFDAAFGGARRDEEKSRSKERIYSFRDSFHQWDPKKQRPELWWNYNSQINPGENIRVFPLSNWTELDIWQYIFLEKIEIVPLYFAAMRPVLERNGRLIMIDDKRINIGDDEIIKEKMVRFRTLGCWPLTSAIESEAVNIEDIIQETLIVKTSERVGRAIDYDQKNSMEFKKRQGYF